The stretch of DNA GACGGTTAGACGTAATCCTCCGGTGTCGAGGTGAACGTCTCCTTGCAGCCCTCGGCACAGAAGTAGTACGTCTGACCGTCGTACTCAGTTGTGGCCGCCGGATCACTTTCATCGACGTCCATTCCACAGACTGGATCAGTTGCCATTCGGTTTCACCCCACATCAATGGTACGAGGGCCTGAACCAAGCAATTTGTTCTTAGCAATCCAAAGTCGGGATACATAGCGATTTGAGCCGTGCTGCACGGTTTGGCTTTTCTGACTCCACAATCAACGGTTAGTACCTCACAATCCCGAACTATCGTTCGAGTATACCAACGGATTCCTATCTGTGTCCTATATAAATACTGGAGTCTGAACCAATTCTAAACCTATGGGTCACGATCCACCACACGACAATCACGAGGAGTGAAGACCCCACAGGTCCATCCAAATTCGTGGATGCTCAAGCGTCGACGTGACGATCCGATTCTTTCTTGCGCCGTGCAAGTAGCAGTCAAGTAGTCTCTAGTTCCGCAACGAAGATAACGTGTCGCAGGAACGGCAGCGCGTGGTGAGCCTTCCGTACCTGCTCAGTAATCGCTAGGGGATCGAGATCATACGCTCCTAACAGTCGTTCAATGAGAGCCCGGAGCGGGCTCGTGAGTAGCTGGAGGTACAGCGTCGTCCACTTTCGGAAGCGTCCGACGCTGTGTTTCGTGATATCTTCGACCGCTTTGAGCTCAAAGCTTGTCTCGTCGAGAGCAGCTTTGTATCCTTCAACAGTACCCAAGGACGGCATATCCCACGCATCCGCAAATGAATCGACCAATCTCCGTTCCGTTTCAGTCACGTCTGACTGCATCACGAGATCGGAGACTACGAGAACCGCCTCGGGTTCGAGGGTATCTGCGACTGTAGCGAAAACGCGATTCCGCTCGGAGAGGTATACGAGCGCGTCGATGGCTGTACACGCGGTAAACGAGTCCCTGGTAAACGGGAGTTGTGTCGCGTCACCGATGATGAACTCGGAATCGAGGTGCTTACCCCGTGCGTTCTCGGTTGCCATCTGGATGTTGTACGGAACGAGGTCGACACCAGTGACGTTGAAGCCGAACTGATAGGCGAGGTGGAGGGCTGGACCCCCCCGACCGCAGCCGACATCGAGGAGGCGCACTCCGTCGGTTGTGGGTAGATGCGACGCGACCCTTGAGCCGACTTCCGTGACGAGGCGACGTTGACTCGAACCGGCTATATGTGGCTGGTACCACTCCGAGTAGCCGAGATTGAGGAACTCGTCAGTATCGAACAGGAGGTCGAACGCCCGCCAGATATCGGCTCGCTCGCCGCGGTAAGAAAACTGGTCGGTGATTCGGTGGCGGAGAGTACTCTGATCCATCGGCCACCTACTCGAGTTCGGAAACCTCCGAATAGCAGTACTCGGATTCGTCGCAGTACGCGAGGTCGGCACACCCGCGAGGACGCTGGTAGTCGATTCCCTTGTGCCGCCGGAGATACGTCACGTAGCCGTCGTCCACGCGGTCTAGGATGTCATGACAAATCCACTTCTCCCCGAACCAAGTGGCGCCCAGATTTCGGTACGGACACAGGAAGATCGTCCGTTCGACCGAATCGATCTGTGGCGTCTCGACGATCCGGACACCGACAAGACGATACGCGATACGAAGACGGGTGACGACCGAGTCCGGCGTATTCGCGCCAAGGAAAAGTACGTACGCGAACACATACCCGAGGCCATGGAGGAGTCGTCGAATCATCGTTCAGGCTGTCGACTGCCGTCCCAAAGTATCTTGACCAGATGTTCTCTGTTCAGATCTCGGTGTACACGTCACCTGTCTTTCCGCCGCCGAGTTTGTAGACGGTGAATGTGTCGGACTTCGTCCCGCCCATCCCCGGCGATCCAGCCGGCATCCCGGGCAACGCGATGCCGTCAATCGCCGGCTCTTCCTCGAGCATCGTCGCGATAACCTCGGCAGGAACATGTCCTTCGACGACGTACTCGTCGAGGACGAGTGTGTGACAGCTCTGTAGATCCGATGGAATACCGTGTTGGCGCTTGAGATCCGTCACGTCCTCGGTTTCGGTTTCCCCGAGCGTCGTGTCGAGCTGTTCCCGCAGGTACGACGCATATTTTCCACAACAGCTACAGCCTGGTGAACTGTATTGTTGGGCGTTCGTCACCGCTAGCGTTCCCTCGATATCCCACTCATCCCCACTCGATGACCCCAAACAACCGGCGGTTCCGAGTGCGACTGTCGTCGCACCGACCCGTAGTAGTTCGCGACGAGTTACGGCCCGTTCCATATGCTCGTCACTTGGCTCGGAAGTATTCAATTGTACGTCGACCTTTCCTGTGTATTGAGAACGGATTCAAGCACGACGGGGAAGGTGACTTTCAGTTCTGAGGAGGAAACCCCAAAGGTCAGAGTCCCGTATTCGTCTCTATGTGGCGACCCTCATCGGTCGAGGGTGCTGCCGTGACGGTTTTCCGTCAACGAGCATATCGGCCTTAAATTGCGCCCAACATGACCCAGAGCATGACTCGTCGCACCGACTCCGACACTTCACTCCTCGAAACTGTGGGAAATACGCTCTCGTCGAACTGATGCGACTCCAAACGACGTCTCCACTCTTTTCGAAATAGACGTGCTATAGCGAGTTACTTGCGATAAAAGCCTCAAGTCACCACCCCAGAGACTGTTCTCCCGGTTTCGATTCTTAACAGAAAGCACGGTAAATCGTCGTTACGTATAGATATGTATGAACTCCCCCAGCCATCTAGAAGTTCGAGAAGGTGCGGACATCAACCTGTACAACCAGATCCTCATTCCACTCTACGGAGCTGATATAAGGGACTCAGTGGTCCAATATGGCCTATCACTTGCAGAAACGTATGATGCGGCTCTCCACGTGTTATATATTCAAGATGAGGAACGCACGGAGGTGGAATCCGATCAAGTCACTAAACAAGAGGAATGGGACGCAGCAGCGGTAATTGAACCCGTGGTGGATCAGGCCCACTCGCTCGGACTCAATGTGATACCAGCAGTGGATAGTGGGCACTCTCCAGGTGTTATTCGGGAATACGCTGAGGAGAATGATATCGATTTGCTTGTCCACCAGAAACCTACACAGACTAGATTAGCACGAATTCTCCGGAGAGACGTCTCCAGCCACATCATTCAAAATATCTCTCTTCCTGTCTTGACGATACCTGATATGGATCCCTCTGATCCGGTAGGAGAGTTATCTACTAGTCAGTTCACAGATATTCTCGTGCCTACGGATGGATACGACGAGGCATCTGTGGCCTTCAAACATGGGCTACAAATTGCTAAACGGTATGATGCAACCCTACATGGACTTTTTATCATTTCCGAACAGTCCTATTCGAGTCGGCCTGGATTCACGTGGGAAGAGGTCACTGACTCTTGGGAACAGCGGGGAACTCGGCTCTTGGAGGACATTACGGAGAAGGCAGCGACCTTGGACGTTCCTGTCCGAACTACGTTGAGCTTTGGTCAACCTCAGCAGGAGATTCTCAAATACACTGAGGTGACTGACATCGACCTTGTTACAATGGGGACACGAGGATTGACTGGCATTCGTCGGCTATTACAGGGAAGCGTCGCAGCTCAAGTGATCGAGGAAGCAGATTACCCCGTTCTAACGATTAACCGAAGGACAGCTGAATTGAAAAAACACCCGTACACCTTTCTTCGAAAGACAAACCAGAATCGGAAGTCAAGGCTATATTGAAATATTATTTGTAATATACTAATTTCAGTCTTAAATTCGGAAATTCTAATTGCGTATTAATCCCCGTTTCTTCTACCAAACCAAAGAGTGTTAAGTTCGTTCTGCTGAATAAAGCGCGCGTACTGACCAGAAGGAAAACCAAGAAACGACAGGGCTACTCCTAAAAATCGTGTTTGTCTTCACGTTTAGGTGCATCAGATGGACGTTAGTGCGAGCAACGCGAAAAGTTAACTGGCAAATGGCTCCACGGACTGAGTTGTTGAACTAGTCGTCCATGCCGGATGGGGTTTGGCCCGTAGTCGATCCCGACGGTGCCGACCCTGCGGCAAACTTGTAAACGGCGACGAGTCCCCAAATCACCAAGCCGAGCAGGATGATGCCCGCCCTAATGTCGATGGGGACCACTGCAGCGTGTTCGATTGCTCCCTCGCTATCGACTGGGTGCCCGGCTCCCAGTAGCATGTCGAGCAGGCCGATCACGACGACGCCCAAGACAACCAGGCCACCGCCGACGTACATGGCGATTTGGTCTGCCGTTGATAAGTCACTCATTGGTAGTCACCCGAGGAGTTTCCGTAATCGCGTGTTCTCGAACAGTTCCATCTCACGCAGGCGGTTATCGACTGCCAGGACGCCGCCCGCTCCAAGTGCCACAATGGTTCCGAAGACCATGATCCCAAGGAGTTCACCCGTGACCATACCGTTGGCC from Haloarcula salinisoli encodes:
- a CDS encoding universal stress protein; this encodes MNSPSHLEVREGADINLYNQILIPLYGADIRDSVVQYGLSLAETYDAALHVLYIQDEERTEVESDQVTKQEEWDAAAVIEPVVDQAHSLGLNVIPAVDSGHSPGVIREYAEENDIDLLVHQKPTQTRLARILRRDVSSHIIQNISLPVLTIPDMDPSDPVGELSTSQFTDILVPTDGYDEASVAFKHGLQIAKRYDATLHGLFIISEQSYSSRPGFTWEEVTDSWEQRGTRLLEDITEKAATLDVPVRTTLSFGQPQQEILKYTEVTDIDLVTMGTRGLTGIRRLLQGSVAAQVIEEADYPVLTINRRTAELKKHPYTFLRKTNQNRKSRLY
- a CDS encoding DUF411 domain-containing protein; translated protein: MERAVTRRELLRVGATTVALGTAGCLGSSSGDEWDIEGTLAVTNAQQYSSPGCSCCGKYASYLREQLDTTLGETETEDVTDLKRQHGIPSDLQSCHTLVLDEYVVEGHVPAEVIATMLEEEPAIDGIALPGMPAGSPGMGGTKSDTFTVYKLGGGKTGDVYTEI
- a CDS encoding class I SAM-dependent methyltransferase: MDQSTLRHRITDQFSYRGERADIWRAFDLLFDTDEFLNLGYSEWYQPHIAGSSQRRLVTEVGSRVASHLPTTDGVRLLDVGCGRGGPALHLAYQFGFNVTGVDLVPYNIQMATENARGKHLDSEFIIGDATQLPFTRDSFTACTAIDALVYLSERNRVFATVADTLEPEAVLVVSDLVMQSDVTETERRLVDSFADAWDMPSLGTVEGYKAALDETSFELKAVEDITKHSVGRFRKWTTLYLQLLTSPLRALIERLLGAYDLDPLAITEQVRKAHHALPFLRHVIFVAELETT
- a CDS encoding YHS domain-containing protein — encoded protein: MATDPVCGMDVDESDPAATTEYDGQTYYFCAEGCKETFTSTPEDYV